The proteins below come from a single Aegilops tauschii subsp. strangulata cultivar AL8/78 chromosome 6, Aet v6.0, whole genome shotgun sequence genomic window:
- the LOC109770920 gene encoding protein FAR1-RELATED SEQUENCE 5-like, with amino-acid sequence MADVSHESMMEYYHIANKMFNSEDEGYAFYNKYGLEKGFSVRRSYVEWDGSNCHIILRKFVCSREGVCEEKHMKRKMEDRKRRPRSITRVGCKAKLVIARQEETGQWFVKDFIDEHDHPLAPRDLSCLLRSHRRISDEQKADIADMEKSGIRKHHIMDIMCMQYGGYDEVGCIMMDIYNFCHANKQETISSGDAQTVINHMVVRQEQDSYFFFRYLVDEAGHLKGLFWCDSQSRLDYEAFGDVIVFDSTYRTNKYNLPFVPFVGLNHHRSTVIFACGIISHETSQAYEWMLRTFSDAMGQKHPIYVITDGDLAMQRAIRVVWPDSNHRLYIWHIQQNIVRHLHDDAVKEEF; translated from the coding sequence ATGGCGGATGTAAGTCATGAGTCAATGATGGAGTACTATCATATTGCCAACAAGATGTTTAATAGTGAGGATGAAGGTTATGCATTCTATAACAAATATGGTCTTGAGAAAGGTTTTAGTGTCCGGAGAAGCTATGTCGAGTGGGATGGATCCAACTGCCATATAATTTTAAGAAAATTTGTGTGTAGTCGTGAAGGGGTTTGTGAAGAGAAGCACATGAAGAGGAAGATGGAAGATAGAAAGAGGAGGCCACGGAGTATAACTCGTGTAGGGTGTAAAGCTAAATTGGTGATTGCAAGACAGGAGGAAACAGGTCAGTGGTTTGTCAAGGATTTCATCGATGAACACGACCATCCTCTAGCCCCACGGGATCTGTCGTGTCTTTTGCGTTCACACAGAAGAATTAGCGATGAGCAGAAAGCTGACATTGCAGACATGGAAAAATCTGGGATCAGAAAACACCATATTATGGATATTATGTGCATGCAATACGGTGGATATGATGAGGTTGGATGCATTATGATGGACATTTACAATTTCTGCCATGCTAACAAACAAGAAACAATTTCTTCCGGGGATGCTCAAACGGTGATCAATCACATGGTCGTGAGGCAAGAGCAAGATTCATATTTTTTCTTCAGGTACTTGGTTGATGAAGCTGGCCATCTGAAGGGACTGTTCTGGTGTGATAGTCAATCCCGACTTGACTACGAGGCTTTCGGTGACGTTATTGTTTTTGATAGCACATACAGAACCAATAAGTACAATCTGCCATTTGTGCCGTTTGTCGGGTTGAATCACCACCGCAGCACCGTTATTTTTGCATGTGGTATCATTTCACATGAAACAAGCCAGGCATACGAGTGGATGTTACGAACCTTTTCTGATGCTATGGGACAGAAGCATCCTATATATGTGATCACGGATGGGGACCTTGCAATGCAGAGAGCAATCAGGGTGGTGTGGCCTGACTCAAACCATAGGCTCTATATATGGCACATTCAGCAGAACATTGTACGCCATCTGCATGATGACGCGGTAAAGGAGGAATTCTAA